The Candidatus Zixiibacteriota bacterium genome has a segment encoding these proteins:
- a CDS encoding radical SAM-associated putative lipoprotein: MKRLYCRMIGLILGLTGISCDNGNGPGPQPEYGMPYAKYVLDGTVVNAETEEPVEGIRVKFPSDASDYDSSSMTFSDENGDWSITKQIYPCGADGSSECDVSAQDVDGDENGGTFEEKQIDLSLTQTKPASGTWDKGTFEQHDVRIELTEEE; encoded by the coding sequence ATGAAACGACTATATTGCAGAATGATCGGCCTTATTCTGGGACTGACCGGTATATCGTGCGATAACGGAAACGGACCGGGACCGCAACCGGAATACGGCATGCCTTACGCAAAGTACGTGCTGGACGGTACGGTTGTGAATGCCGAAACCGAAGAACCGGTCGAAGGAATCAGGGTTAAATTCCCCTCGGATGCTTCAGATTACGATTCCAGCAGCATGACTTTTTCCGACGAAAATGGCGACTGGTCAATCACGAAGCAAATCTATCCTTGTGGGGCCGATGGAAGTTCCGAGTGTGATGTTTCAGCGCAGGATGTTGACGGTGATGAAAACGGGGGGACATTCGAGGAAAAACAAATTGATCTGAGTCTGACCCAGACAAAGCCGGCATCCGGCACCTGGGATAAGGGGACCTTTGAACAACACGACGTCAGAATTGAACTGACTGAAGAAGAATAG
- a CDS encoding radical SAM protein: MSIGSFVNQKLLSAYRNATANLHDLRYIFFELTHRCNLSCLHCGSDCVRETNVPDLPADDVLRVLREIKLKYNPHEISVVLSGGEPVCYPGVFDLGRKIVDMEFPWGMVTNGYAWTKDAISAAKTSRMHSITVSLDGLAPEHNWLRGRSNSFERAVNTIKMLVDDPFYQAMDVVTCINKRNLGAIDETYQLIKDLGVKQWRLFTISPIGRALDHSELFLDAGEFRHLLGKIADYRTRNEIGVTYSESGYLGTEVEKGVRDQCSFCQAGISVAGVMLNGDILACPNIDRRFGQGNIGRDSFIDVWENGFAVFRDRSWMKTGQCRECSEWSLCRGNSFHLWDIENKKTRVCHYKLLNEAPRSVNRTAQ, translated from the coding sequence GTGAGCATCGGTTCATTTGTGAATCAGAAATTGCTATCCGCATATAGAAATGCAACCGCGAATCTGCATGATCTGCGCTATATCTTCTTTGAACTTACTCACAGGTGCAATCTATCGTGTCTGCACTGTGGAAGCGACTGTGTACGAGAAACGAACGTGCCTGATCTGCCCGCTGATGATGTGCTACGGGTTCTGAGAGAAATAAAGTTGAAATACAATCCTCACGAAATCTCAGTCGTACTATCGGGCGGAGAACCGGTCTGCTATCCGGGAGTCTTCGATCTCGGACGGAAGATTGTCGACATGGAGTTTCCGTGGGGAATGGTGACGAATGGATATGCATGGACTAAGGACGCTATCAGTGCCGCCAAGACCTCCCGGATGCATTCTATAACTGTTAGCCTCGACGGTCTCGCACCTGAGCACAACTGGCTTAGAGGTCGGAGTAACTCCTTTGAGAGAGCTGTCAATACGATCAAGATGCTTGTTGATGATCCGTTCTATCAAGCGATGGATGTTGTGACGTGTATCAACAAGAGAAACCTGGGAGCGATTGATGAGACATATCAATTAATCAAAGATCTGGGAGTCAAGCAATGGAGGTTGTTCACCATCTCTCCGATCGGTCGTGCGCTTGATCATTCCGAGCTGTTCCTCGATGCCGGCGAGTTCAGACATCTCCTTGGAAAGATCGCAGACTACAGAACTCGAAATGAAATCGGAGTCACGTACTCAGAATCAGGCTATCTCGGTACAGAAGTCGAAAAAGGGGTGAGAGATCAGTGCAGTTTCTGTCAGGCCGGTATCAGCGTAGCAGGAGTAATGCTCAATGGGGATATACTTGCCTGCCCCAATATCGACCGTAGATTCGGGCAGGGTAATATCGGTAGAGATTCGTTTATTGATGTATGGGAAAACGGATTTGCTGTCTTCAGAGACAGATCCTGGATGAAAACGGGGCAATGCAGGGAATGTTCTGAGTGGAGTCTTTGCCGGGGAAACAGCTTTCACCTGTGGGATATTGAGAATAAGAAGACCAGGGTATGTCACTACAAATTGCTGAATGAAGCCCCCCGCAGTGTCAATCGAACAGCGCAATGA
- a CDS encoding DUF3857 and transglutaminase domain-containing protein, translating to MATKIMLRRQPISVIALFAAMLILSLSVQASTVPDETMKLINKAGGLEEYPDADALIILSEADIEFNGDGTGLTWVYELRKILTEAGIDRYGEEHLFYYKVYDDVRVATARVIKQDGSVVDVAEDEIKDISAAPLEFMNIYDPDAKDKVIAFKNLEIGDCIEIHYLDSLFHAPMEGQFDGGDIFQQTVPILKKVMTVIGPASKPLKYIVKNGEVDFKKTEKGDKIEYVWSVENMPKIVTEPAMPSFTEIAPTVIFTTIDSWEDISRWWNEIAESKLAMNDALRAEVAVLTADATTRDERVDAIYHFVAQKVRYMGLGTGKKKGFEPKPVVETYETKYGVCRDVAALMVAMLREADVDCDIVLTSMGSEVFYDLPYIGFNHAIVAIRNDDGTYTYADPTVENSVDWLPSLEAEQQVLRCNATGSGLADTPYSPPEENMGTIQATSKLSESGLFTSDVTFVMDGFYDMAMRGFLKRIPSAQLQMIFGYLIQDIYPGTMLTNFSTSDPEDLTTPLQLNFSYQIPDYRLEANAFMLVKAPISLGVFELISRSVFSSASLPERKYPWNLGFTFGATEEETITLPAGYKLKAVPDAVVKDFGPIEYRMTYTSDLPADLDQGGTQVTYRKQLLLKSKKMSPEEYKKLKEVLQARSKSSRGDIIMVKENEG from the coding sequence ATGGCGACCAAAATCATGCTGAGGAGACAGCCTATCTCAGTGATCGCGCTCTTTGCGGCAATGCTGATACTGTCACTAAGCGTTCAGGCATCGACTGTGCCTGACGAGACGATGAAGCTGATCAACAAAGCGGGAGGATTGGAGGAGTATCCGGATGCGGATGCTCTTATCATTCTATCCGAGGCTGACATCGAATTCAACGGGGATGGCACGGGTCTGACGTGGGTTTATGAACTCAGAAAGATCCTGACCGAAGCGGGTATTGATCGTTATGGAGAGGAGCATCTGTTTTACTACAAAGTATATGATGATGTCCGCGTCGCCACCGCCCGCGTGATCAAGCAGGATGGCAGCGTCGTGGATGTCGCTGAGGATGAAATCAAAGACATCTCGGCTGCACCTCTCGAATTTATGAATATCTACGATCCCGATGCGAAAGACAAAGTAATAGCATTCAAGAACCTTGAGATCGGCGATTGCATCGAGATCCATTACCTCGATAGCCTCTTTCACGCTCCGATGGAAGGCCAATTCGATGGCGGTGACATTTTCCAGCAGACTGTTCCTATCCTTAAGAAGGTGATGACTGTAATAGGTCCCGCAAGCAAGCCACTGAAGTATATCGTGAAGAATGGCGAAGTCGATTTCAAGAAAACAGAGAAGGGTGACAAGATAGAATACGTCTGGTCGGTCGAAAACATGCCTAAGATTGTCACCGAGCCGGCGATGCCGTCGTTCACGGAGATCGCCCCAACAGTGATATTTACTACAATCGACTCGTGGGAGGACATAAGTCGCTGGTGGAACGAGATTGCCGAGTCGAAACTCGCGATGAACGACGCGCTTCGAGCCGAAGTCGCCGTGCTCACAGCGGATGCGACAACTCGTGACGAGAGGGTCGATGCTATCTATCATTTCGTAGCTCAAAAAGTGCGCTATATGGGACTCGGCACAGGAAAGAAGAAAGGTTTCGAACCGAAACCGGTAGTCGAAACATACGAGACCAAGTACGGAGTTTGCCGCGATGTTGCCGCACTGATGGTGGCAATGCTGCGCGAGGCAGATGTCGATTGTGATATCGTGCTGACCAGTATGGGTAGCGAAGTCTTCTACGATCTGCCATATATAGGCTTTAATCACGCGATTGTAGCTATCAGGAATGACGATGGCACTTACACCTACGCCGACCCGACAGTGGAAAACTCAGTCGACTGGCTCCCCTCTTTGGAGGCGGAACAACAGGTGCTGCGATGCAATGCCACCGGGTCGGGTCTCGCCGATACACCCTACTCTCCTCCTGAAGAGAATATGGGTACAATTCAGGCGACTTCCAAGCTCTCTGAATCGGGGTTGTTTACATCGGATGTTACTTTTGTCATGGATGGATTCTATGATATGGCGATGCGCGGCTTCCTCAAGAGAATTCCGTCAGCCCAGCTTCAGATGATCTTCGGCTACCTCATCCAGGATATCTATCCCGGTACAATGCTGACTAATTTCAGCACCAGCGACCCGGAGGACCTGACAACGCCGCTGCAATTGAACTTCAGCTACCAGATTCCGGATTATCGGCTTGAAGCTAATGCGTTCATGCTGGTGAAGGCGCCGATCTCACTCGGAGTATTCGAACTGATTTCAAGGTCGGTCTTTTCGTCCGCTTCTCTGCCTGAGAGAAAGTACCCATGGAATCTCGGCTTCACGTTTGGTGCGACTGAGGAGGAGACCATAACACTTCCAGCGGGATACAAGCTCAAAGCGGTACCAGATGCTGTCGTGAAAGACTTCGGTCCAATCGAATACAGGATGACATACACATCGGACCTCCCGGCTGATCTCGATCAGGGTGGCACCCAGGTGACCTACCGCAAGCAACTATTGTTGAAATCCAAGAAGATGTCGCCTGAGGAATACAAAAAGCTCAAGGAAGTATTGCAGGCGAGGTCGAAGTCTTCCCGCGGAGATATTATCATGGTCAAAGAGAATGAGGGTTAG
- a CDS encoding DUF3857 domain-containing transglutaminase family protein translates to MRKAVLMIWLAAFIAVMTAGVLYSKEYTVEDVAEMIANAPGPEMFPQAGAAILLQQTTVRFEKDYSAVADEHLVVKILQDRGKNTFGDVKRRYDSESDSLVVIMAVTHLADGTVIEVDPKAINDITPAFLANATVYSNIMQKVVSFSGIAPGVTIELKLRRFSKAPEEDEEIFIWGTGEFQGEEPILHKEMSLTAPSEKPITYKVQNEGIGYETSEADGFVTHRWYEDNSPQIIPEPFMPDYSKIAPRLIYTSATSWEQVGNWVSEKFFSHVEKGGKIEKKAKELTTKLSAPDEKISALALYVINDIRDIGESSLPLGIAGYEPNDAEDVLTNKYGDWRDKAVLLVSLLESAGIESYPVFVQRNSAVLAEDQPSLKQFNSIYVYVPSYNGQPLWINPFADHCYFGYFPFGQGSKVLMVRRDGSEIVAMKDTKAEDNIAHSNIELHLRSNGDVDGNVACQLEGYFDWQARSRLKDETPTKVDQYFQSTVNAVGEGSRSVEFKTTDLDNLLEPVSVVQTFSTPELGVVEGDMMIFHPPAIPYDFAIAPVATGEAMRFYDYVLDCQMKVRTEGSIYLPEGYKTVYTPEPFGVENEFGKWSTEYTVDEQSNAIHYVSEATLVDIEMDADEYMLFKESFDNFSKPKNSLILLEKK, encoded by the coding sequence ATGAGAAAAGCGGTTTTGATGATTTGGTTGGCGGCGTTCATAGCTGTGATGACAGCTGGAGTCTTGTATTCAAAAGAGTATACTGTCGAAGATGTCGCTGAGATGATTGCTAATGCGCCTGGTCCGGAAATGTTCCCGCAGGCAGGTGCAGCAATTCTGTTGCAGCAGACCACAGTCCGTTTCGAAAAGGACTACAGCGCGGTTGCGGACGAACATCTCGTCGTAAAGATTCTTCAGGATCGAGGAAAGAACACGTTCGGTGATGTCAAACGTCGCTATGACAGTGAGTCCGACAGCCTTGTGGTCATCATGGCAGTGACTCATCTTGCCGATGGTACGGTCATCGAAGTCGATCCGAAGGCGATCAACGACATAACGCCGGCATTTCTCGCGAATGCCACAGTCTATTCGAATATAATGCAGAAGGTCGTCTCTTTTTCCGGAATCGCTCCCGGTGTTACGATCGAATTGAAACTGAGGCGATTTTCCAAAGCTCCCGAGGAGGATGAAGAGATCTTCATCTGGGGTACAGGGGAGTTTCAGGGCGAGGAACCAATACTGCACAAGGAGATGTCTCTGACGGCTCCTTCGGAGAAGCCTATTACCTACAAAGTCCAGAATGAAGGCATCGGCTACGAGACATCAGAGGCCGATGGGTTTGTAACGCACAGATGGTACGAGGATAACTCTCCTCAGATCATCCCTGAACCGTTCATGCCCGACTATTCCAAAATCGCGCCCCGCTTGATCTATACCAGTGCAACCAGTTGGGAGCAGGTAGGCAACTGGGTGTCGGAGAAGTTTTTCTCCCATGTGGAGAAAGGTGGGAAGATCGAGAAGAAGGCAAAAGAGCTGACAACAAAGCTCTCCGCGCCTGACGAGAAGATCAGTGCGCTGGCTTTGTACGTTATCAACGATATTCGCGACATCGGTGAATCGTCACTGCCGCTCGGCATTGCCGGCTATGAGCCAAACGATGCGGAGGACGTTCTGACCAATAAATATGGTGATTGGCGCGACAAGGCGGTACTCCTCGTGTCGCTTCTCGAATCTGCCGGTATCGAAAGCTACCCAGTCTTTGTTCAAAGAAATTCAGCGGTCCTGGCTGAAGATCAGCCGTCTCTCAAGCAGTTCAATTCGATTTACGTGTACGTCCCGAGTTATAATGGACAGCCACTGTGGATCAATCCATTCGCAGATCATTGCTATTTCGGCTACTTTCCGTTCGGTCAGGGTTCGAAAGTTCTGATGGTCAGAAGAGATGGTTCAGAAATTGTTGCCATGAAAGATACCAAGGCTGAGGACAATATAGCCCACAGCAATATCGAACTGCATCTCAGATCGAATGGCGATGTCGATGGCAACGTAGCCTGCCAACTGGAGGGGTACTTCGATTGGCAAGCTCGTTCGCGTTTAAAAGACGAGACGCCTACGAAAGTCGATCAGTATTTTCAATCTACCGTGAATGCAGTCGGCGAGGGGAGCCGGAGTGTGGAATTCAAGACTACCGATCTTGACAATCTTCTCGAACCGGTGAGTGTGGTGCAGACATTTTCCACTCCTGAGCTCGGCGTTGTCGAGGGGGATATGATGATCTTCCATCCGCCAGCGATTCCGTATGACTTCGCCATTGCACCGGTTGCCACCGGGGAGGCGATGCGATTCTATGACTATGTTCTGGACTGCCAGATGAAAGTCAGGACCGAAGGTTCGATCTATCTGCCTGAAGGATACAAGACGGTCTATACTCCGGAGCCATTCGGCGTAGAGAATGAATTCGGCAAGTGGTCTACCGAATATACTGTCGATGAGCAGAGCAATGCGATTCACTATGTTTCGGAGGCTACGCTGGTAGATATCGAAATGGACGCCGATGAGTATATGTTGTTCAAGGAATCATTCGACAATTTCAGCAAACCGAAAAACAGTTTGATTCTTCTCGAGAAGAAGTAG
- a CDS encoding DMT family transporter — MLTRLLLLFTVTIWGWSFVAAKICLDYLTPVELLGLRLLVGLPILLIIILVKGISFKFDKPLRLRMLAGSAILTVHFLLQVTGLKYTSATNTGWIIAIIPLVLVVLSCIFLKEKIGRREIFGIAVATIGIVLLISRGDISSIGGWLSSYGDWLILASAHTWAIYTVITRDISRARPPLIVTFVLMVPALFVTLIYMAFTSDWNRIVAVPAKPLVALLFLGVIALALAHWFWQEGISTIGAYKSGTFLYLEPIATTCLAVPLLNESFGIYTAVGGILVLAGVYWAQRRQRHSVERDC, encoded by the coding sequence ATGCTGACTCGTCTATTGCTTCTCTTCACTGTAACAATCTGGGGCTGGTCATTCGTCGCGGCCAAGATATGCCTCGATTATCTGACACCTGTGGAATTGCTCGGACTCAGGCTGCTTGTCGGTTTGCCCATTCTACTCATCATTATTCTCGTCAAGGGAATCAGTTTCAAATTCGATAAACCGTTGAGATTACGAATGCTTGCGGGTTCGGCAATTCTCACCGTTCATTTCCTCCTGCAAGTCACCGGTTTGAAATACACCTCCGCGACCAACACCGGTTGGATAATCGCCATAATCCCGCTGGTGCTCGTAGTATTGTCCTGCATCTTCCTGAAGGAGAAAATCGGTCGCAGGGAGATCTTCGGAATAGCCGTCGCCACAATCGGGATTGTTTTGCTCATATCAAGAGGTGATATCTCGAGTATTGGTGGCTGGCTGTCAAGCTACGGCGATTGGCTGATACTCGCCTCCGCGCACACCTGGGCTATCTACACCGTCATCACTCGAGATATTTCGCGCGCACGTCCGCCGCTGATTGTGACATTTGTGCTGATGGTACCGGCATTGTTCGTGACACTGATCTATATGGCGTTCACATCCGACTGGAACAGGATTGTTGCGGTGCCGGCGAAACCGCTGGTTGCCTTGTTGTTTCTCGGAGTAATAGCGCTGGCGTTAGCCCACTGGTTTTGGCAAGAGGGCATATCGACAATCGGCGCCTATAAATCGGGCACATTCCTCTATCTCGAACCGATCGCCACAACCTGCTTAGCGGTTCCGCTGCTCAATGAATCATTCGGAATATACACTGCTGTCGGAGGCATCCTCGTTCTCGCCGGTGTTTACTGGGCGCAGAGGAGGCAGCGGCATTCCGTTGAAAGGGACTGTTGA
- a CDS encoding DUF1579 domain-containing protein: protein MRRINLLFLSMMALCLMFAVAVAQEGEMSGEQEMPPMGPPDEMKELAHLEGTWDVAMSSKWDPTDTVWIDETATAVFRYACNGAAMMEEFTSQMMGMPFTGMMLQCFDRETGMWQTVWTDDTGARISYYTGKTIDGKTVVEGEDIYQGQSMITRITTFDETDTSFKWMMETSMDDGATFFKVSEATYTKRK from the coding sequence ATGAGGAGAATCAATCTACTGTTTCTGTCGATGATGGCGCTCTGCCTCATGTTCGCGGTTGCCGTCGCGCAAGAGGGCGAGATGAGTGGCGAGCAGGAAATGCCGCCGATGGGACCGCCTGATGAGATGAAAGAACTGGCGCATCTGGAAGGGACATGGGATGTGGCTATGTCCTCGAAGTGGGACCCGACAGACACGGTGTGGATCGACGAGACGGCCACAGCGGTTTTCAGGTATGCCTGCAATGGTGCGGCGATGATGGAAGAGTTCACCAGCCAGATGATGGGCATGCCTTTCACCGGAATGATGCTGCAGTGTTTCGATCGCGAAACCGGCATGTGGCAGACTGTCTGGACCGACGACACGGGCGCGCGGATATCCTATTATACCGGCAAAACGATAGACGGTAAGACTGTCGTGGAAGGCGAAGACATCTACCAGGGCCAGTCGATGATTACACGCATCACCACATTTGACGAGACCGATACGAGTTTCAAGTGGATGATGGAGACTTCGATGGATGACGGCGCGACATTTTTCAAAGTCTCAGAAGCTACATACACCAAGCGCAAATAG
- a CDS encoding MFS transporter has product MAPQITHDNSNKGNHRDAHQKWLRYCTIEGAFANVFITYTGGAFITGLALLLGANDFQIGILAAIPFLSHLSQLSSTYIASLFKGRKRAVVALSAIGRQIWWIVPFILLADFEWRLEAMLLVVLLSNVCIMAVTPSWMAWIADIVPDRLRGRYFGMRNTALAISTAITALAGGVILDLARSHNHESLGFAIIIALSCLFAGVALVILRKIPDPHRGDPPSLFSWPGMLEPLKNRSFRRLLFVFFAWNFSIGISAPFFAPHMLSNLGMSFTLISLYSVAAVVAAILLNRPWGALIDRFGSKPVAAFCAFGIAFIPLVWLFPRRGFLIILAFEALYTGALWTGFNLAAFNIPLANSPKQNRSSYLALFNVATGLAFFAASTIGGILTESWSGIAWKAGPQTIVNYHIIFVVSAVLRLISAGLITTFHEAKEKSVPIMMQFMGYAMLKRLSVGRQLLSWSPKRHEE; this is encoded by the coding sequence ATGGCTCCGCAAATTACACACGATAATTCCAACAAAGGCAATCATCGTGATGCCCATCAGAAGTGGCTTCGATACTGCACCATTGAGGGAGCATTCGCTAACGTTTTCATAACCTATACTGGCGGTGCATTCATCACAGGGTTGGCGCTTCTGCTCGGCGCCAATGATTTTCAGATAGGAATACTCGCAGCTATCCCATTTCTGTCTCATCTGTCGCAGCTTTCATCCACATATATTGCCAGCCTGTTCAAGGGTCGCAAGAGAGCGGTTGTTGCGTTGTCCGCAATCGGTAGACAAATCTGGTGGATTGTTCCGTTCATTCTGCTGGCGGATTTCGAGTGGCGACTCGAGGCGATGCTGCTCGTTGTCCTGCTTTCGAATGTTTGCATTATGGCGGTCACTCCTTCGTGGATGGCCTGGATAGCTGATATCGTTCCGGATAGGTTACGGGGCAGATATTTCGGAATGAGGAACACCGCATTGGCGATCTCGACAGCGATAACCGCCCTTGCCGGTGGTGTGATACTCGATCTTGCACGCTCACATAATCATGAAAGCCTCGGTTTCGCCATAATCATCGCACTCTCCTGCCTGTTTGCAGGCGTTGCCCTTGTGATACTGCGGAAGATTCCTGATCCACATCGTGGCGATCCACCGAGTCTTTTTTCATGGCCCGGTATGCTGGAGCCGCTGAAGAATCGTTCATTCCGACGGCTTCTGTTCGTGTTTTTCGCATGGAATTTCTCTATCGGCATCTCGGCACCCTTTTTCGCTCCGCACATGCTTTCCAACCTGGGGATGAGTTTCACGCTTATCTCACTCTATTCGGTCGCTGCGGTTGTGGCTGCCATTCTTCTTAACAGGCCGTGGGGAGCGCTGATTGATAGATTCGGCTCAAAACCTGTGGCGGCCTTCTGCGCATTCGGGATTGCGTTTATCCCGCTCGTCTGGCTCTTTCCTCGGCGCGGTTTCCTGATAATACTGGCATTCGAGGCCCTCTATACAGGAGCGCTCTGGACAGGTTTCAATCTCGCCGCATTCAACATCCCCTTAGCGAATAGTCCGAAACAAAACCGCTCTTCTTACCTCGCTCTGTTCAACGTCGCAACCGGGCTTGCGTTCTTCGCGGCGTCGACCATTGGTGGCATTCTTACCGAGTCATGGAGCGGCATTGCCTGGAAAGCAGGTCCGCAGACCATTGTCAATTATCACATCATTTTTGTCGTCTCAGCCGTGCTTCGATTGATCTCAGCCGGTCTGATCACAACGTTCCATGAGGCTAAAGAGAAGAGCGTCCCGATCATGATGCAGTTTATGGGATACGCCATGCTCAAGAGACTCTCTGTCGGACGACAGTTGCTGTCGTGGTCGCCGAAACGGCATGAGGAGTGA
- a CDS encoding DUF401 family protein, with the protein MGFIVSLAAILVISRKNLALALISGAIILGLFTLSLDSLLDRIFYTITDSSIMLLALAMGVIPMIGGTMKESGQIDSLVSNVRISKRYMLPFSAALMGLLPMPGGALLSAPIIEKAGEGVADDLKAAINNWFRHLFIMMYPLSPALIASAKICDLDLYVTVIYLIPGALLAALIGYVFYLRKVHGKLKHDDIFSWKELSIPLIVILSAPILDFSLKRILSIGSLATLIGVVTGLVLSIALSRRRLDLKHIAAKMKPWNFSLILVGMFLYLYVFQESDASNLIAGISLPPLTLAIVAGFVLGLLTGRVQLPGSIVYPVYLAATGGITPILFALIYVAIFFGYIISPVHPCLVVTCEYFHVPIKRMINRLAVPTAIVMGIVIFLSILVM; encoded by the coding sequence ATGGGTTTCATTGTCTCGCTCGCAGCTATTCTGGTAATATCCCGGAAAAACCTCGCGCTGGCTCTCATATCGGGAGCAATCATACTCGGACTCTTCACTCTGTCGTTAGATTCGCTTCTTGATCGCATCTTCTATACAATTACCGACTCCTCCATCATGCTGCTCGCCCTCGCGATGGGAGTGATCCCGATGATTGGCGGAACGATGAAAGAGAGCGGACAGATCGACAGTCTTGTCAGCAATGTCAGAATCAGCAAGAGATACATGCTGCCCTTTTCGGCTGCGCTGATGGGACTTCTGCCGATGCCGGGCGGAGCGCTACTGTCTGCGCCGATTATCGAGAAGGCGGGCGAGGGAGTCGCTGACGATCTCAAGGCGGCAATCAACAACTGGTTCCGCCATCTATTCATCATGATGTATCCGCTCAGTCCGGCGCTGATTGCCTCTGCCAAAATATGCGATCTCGATCTCTATGTCACCGTGATCTATCTGATTCCGGGTGCTCTATTGGCGGCGCTGATCGGATATGTGTTCTACCTGAGGAAAGTGCACGGCAAACTGAAGCACGATGACATCTTCTCGTGGAAAGAGCTCTCGATTCCGCTCATTGTCATTCTGAGTGCACCAATTCTCGATTTCAGTCTCAAAAGAATCCTTTCGATCGGCAGCTTAGCAACATTGATCGGCGTTGTTACCGGGCTGGTTCTTTCGATTGCTCTGAGCAGACGGCGACTTGATCTGAAGCACATTGCAGCCAAAATGAAACCGTGGAATTTTTCGTTGATCCTTGTCGGTATGTTTCTCTATCTGTATGTTTTTCAGGAATCCGATGCGAGCAATCTGATTGCCGGGATTTCGCTTCCCCCGCTCACGCTGGCGATAGTGGCTGGCTTCGTGCTGGGATTGCTGACAGGCAGAGTCCAACTTCCGGGATCGATAGTCTATCCGGTGTATCTTGCCGCGACCGGCGGCATTACCCCCATCTTGTTCGCGCTCATCTATGTTGCGATATTCTTCGGATACATTATTTCGCCGGTTCATCCCTGTCTTGTTGTGACATGCGAATATTTCCACGTCCCGATCAAGAGAATGATCAACAGGCTTGCCGTGCCGACTGCGATTGTGATGGGCATCGTAATATTCTTGTCCATTCTCGTGATGTAA
- a CDS encoding GTP cyclohydrolase I FolE2 — translation MPDERNIHIDKVGIKDLRLPVVVQDRAHGTQHTVADVNFYVDLPHQFKGTHMSRFVEILNDYRESFEISRMDEILATARTNLNAVKAHLELTFPYFIEKKAPVSKAPGMIDYFCTISAAGNGNRKVSITLTVRVPVTSLCPCSKEISDYGAHNQRSIVTVSVMTSKFIWLEELIDVVEEQASCEVYSLLKREDEKFVTEKAYNNPVFVEDIVRGITDVLSKDSRIDWFSVESDNIESIHNHNAYASIARNLKAEREETQKLAGSSVRDEDVVARK, via the coding sequence ATGCCGGATGAACGCAACATCCATATAGACAAGGTCGGCATCAAAGACCTCAGACTGCCGGTCGTGGTGCAGGATCGCGCACACGGTACTCAGCATACTGTGGCAGATGTGAACTTCTATGTCGATCTGCCGCATCAATTCAAGGGTACTCACATGAGCAGGTTTGTCGAGATTCTCAACGACTATCGCGAATCGTTCGAGATATCCCGCATGGATGAAATACTTGCGACTGCACGCACGAATCTTAACGCTGTCAAAGCGCATCTGGAACTGACTTTTCCCTATTTCATCGAGAAGAAGGCGCCCGTGTCGAAAGCACCCGGAATGATAGACTATTTTTGCACCATCTCAGCCGCCGGAAACGGGAATCGCAAGGTCTCGATCACATTGACAGTCAGAGTTCCTGTGACATCGCTCTGCCCATGCTCGAAAGAGATTTCCGATTACGGCGCTCACAATCAGCGATCGATCGTTACCGTTTCCGTTATGACATCGAAATTTATCTGGCTTGAGGAACTAATCGATGTCGTTGAAGAGCAAGCATCATGCGAGGTGTATTCTCTATTGAAGCGCGAAGATGAGAAGTTTGTTACTGAGAAAGCGTACAACAATCCTGTCTTTGTAGAAGATATCGTTCGCGGAATTACCGACGTGCTTTCGAAAGACTCCCGCATCGACTGGTTCAGTGTGGAGTCGGACAACATCGAGTCGATCCACAATCACAATGCCTACGCGTCGATTGCGCGCAATCTGAAGGCTGAACGCGAAGAGACGCAGAAGCTCGCGGGAAGCAGCGTTCGAGACGAAGATGTAGTAGCACGAAAATAA
- a CDS encoding 6-carboxytetrahydropterin synthase — MNVTVTRRVTFSAGHRLHNPKFDEQKNREIFGACANASGHGHNYRLEVQVTGPVNAETGMVVNLKEIKQIIEEEVISKVDHKNLNTDVDFMRNVIPTTENLAVKIFEILDSRIGKGLLSRVVLWESENNRAEVCR, encoded by the coding sequence TTGAACGTGACAGTAACGAGACGGGTGACATTTTCTGCCGGGCACCGGCTGCATAATCCGAAGTTCGACGAACAGAAGAATCGTGAGATATTCGGAGCCTGCGCAAACGCAAGCGGGCATGGTCACAATTATCGTCTTGAAGTGCAGGTGACCGGCCCCGTAAATGCAGAAACCGGAATGGTTGTCAATCTGAAGGAGATAAAGCAGATCATAGAAGAAGAGGTTATTTCGAAGGTCGACCACAAGAATCTCAATACAGATGTTGATTTCATGAGGAATGTCATTCCGACCACGGAGAATCTCGCAGTGAAGATATTCGAGATACTTGATAGTCGGATCGGCAAGGGGTTGCTCTCACGCGTCGTTCTTTGGGAATCGGAGAACAACCGCGCAGAAGTATGCAGATAG